The window GGTTGTTCTCGGACATTCACGTTAGAAGACTCGGAAAGTCCATGGGTGATCCCTTTCAACTGCAAATCAAAGTCAGAGGACCAAAGGTTAATATGATAGATGTAGGCTACGGCGTTAACCAACTTCTTCCTATTTTGGTGCGTATGATAAATTCACCTCCAAGGGTGCCGTTTTTGATGCAACAGCCAGAGGTTCACTTACATCCCAGAGGACAAGCGGAACTATCGTCCCTGTTGGTCGCTCTGATCAGACAGAGGGAGCATAGTTTTGTGATCGAGACACACAGCGACTACATGGTTGACCGGGCTCGTATCGAGATTATGAAAAAGAGAATAGAACCAGAAGATGTTTCGCTTATCTACCTGGAGCCATCCGGCAACAGCGTCAAAGTTCACAATATCGCGTTCGACGATCAAGCGAATTTACTGGGGGCGCCAAGCAGTTACCGTGAATTCTTTCTCAAAGAATCCGACAGATTGCTCGGTTTTGATTAAGGATCGAACTATGTGTCTGATTCTGGATACAAATAGATACGGCGATTTTCTTAATCCAGAGAATCAAGACATGAAACCCGTGAGAGATTGGATGAATGCTAAGAATGGCAAAATGGTCTACTCGTCAATAGGTAAGATAAAAAAGGAATTAAGACAAAGCCGGAAAATGAATGACAAATTCAAGGAATATCGGAGAGCAGGAAAAATTATAAGTTACCCTCGCCAAGCCATCGCTGAAGAAAAAACAAATCTGCCGAGCCATAAATCAGACGACCCGGATGTCCTCGCTCTAGCCCGAGTATCTGAGGTCACTTTGCTGGTCACAGATGATAGAGATTTACAGGCCGATTTTGAAAGAATCATTCCCGGAGGAAGAATCTACAAGACCAAAGACGACGCAGACTTTCTTAGCAGAGACCTCTGCCCATAACCCCGGCTGATTCTGGAATTGAGCAATGGCCCTACACCCCGACTTCCCCGATTCCTCCCACGCGATTCTTGACCCGGAGCTTCGCTGGTTCCCGGCAGACGAAACGCTGCGCGACATAAGCGCCAAAAAGCTGCTGCCGCCGCTGGTGGCCGAGCTTCGGCGGCAAGTGCAGACGTTCCGCAATAACGGCTACGCGGGCGCGAGCCCGACAAACCGCAGCCTGCTCAACTGGTGGTTCAAGGAACCTCATCTGCTGGAACAGGCTGACGGGATTTCGGGAATATAAGAATTTGTGAATCGGGTCGAATCCTTGACGGATATCAGCATTCCAGGCTTTAATTTTTCATGCGTCAAGAGACTGACCCTTTAGGAGAGGTGACGATGAAAAATGAGTTCACAGCGATCATCGAGCAGGACGGGGAATGGTATATTGCCTACTGTCCTGAAATTCCTGGTGCAAACGGTCAGGGCAGAACCAAGGACGCTGCACGCGAGAATTTGGCTGAGGCCATAGCGCTTATCCTTGAGGATCGCCGGGAGGCGGGACTGCGTGGAGTACCGCCAGAGGCCATCCGAGAAACGGTCACCGTCTCATGAAACGGAGCAGTCTGCTCCGTCACCTTCGAAGGTACGGTTGTGACCTCAAACGCGAAGGACGTTCTCATTCGCTGTGGTACAATCCTCAGACTGGCGCAGTCGAAACAGTTCCGCGCCATACGGAAATACCCAACCGCTTGGCCGGCAATATCTGCCGTAGCCTTTCAGTACCAGAGATTGGGAAGCATAGACCTCAAGGAGCACGATGAAATTTCACGCGATTGCCTATGGGACGGTCGGCACCCGCCCGGAGCTGGAGGCCGGCATGGCCGGGAAAAACCCGGCCCTGTATCAGCGCATGCTGANNNNNNNNNNGCCGGCTTTGCCGGCTTCGGCCATCCCGAGCATCACCTGCAGATCGAGGGTATGGAGGCGACCGGCAGCCCCGGTCTGCTGAGCATGTTCATCGGCCAGCATTCCGAGCGGCTGCGCGTCGACGTGCTGGGCTATGTGCTCAACACCCATAATCCGCTGCGGGTGGCCGAGGATGTAGCCATGATGGATCATATGCTGCAAGGCCGTCTCAACGTCGCCTTTGTCCGAGGCTATCAGGCGCGCTGGGTCCAGAACTATGCCACCCGGCCGGGCGTCGAGGCGGTCGGCCACTGGAATAAAAAACAGGCCTCCGACCTGCTCAACCGGCGGGTGTTTGAAGAAGGCGTGGCGATCATCAAGAAAGCCTGGACCCAGGACACCTTTTGCCACCGGGGCGAGTTCTGGCAGTTCCCGCCTCCAGGCGCCACAAACCCGCATCCCATGGAAGCCTATACCCGCTACGGCGCGGGGGTGACAAAGGATATGCATATCGAACAGGTCGGCATCGCCCCGCGTCCCTACCAAAAGCCCTACCCGCCGCTGTACGCCGGGTTTACCCATAACACCGAGTCGATCCGCTACTGGGCCCGCGAGGGCGGCAAACCGATCATCATTCTCCTGCACGAAGAGCTGTGCGCCCGGCTGCAGAACATCTACCGCGAAGAGGCCGACAAGGCCGGCCGCACCGTCCCGCCCGGCACCGAGCTGGCCCTGGGCGGACAGCTGGTGGTGACCGACAGCGCCGCCCAGACCCAGCGCGCTCTGGCCGACACTCGCTGGTTCTGGGACAAATGGGGCATTCCGTTCGGCCTGGGGGTGGCCGAGCCGTTGATCGGGGACGCGGACAGCGTGTCGCGCAAAATCGAACTGGCGATCAAAATCGGCACCGACGAAATGTTCTTCCTGATTGGCGACGGTCTGCTGCCCCGTGACGTGGTGCTGCGCAGCTTTGAGCTGTTTGCCGAAAAGGTCATGCCGCGCTTNNNGCTCAGAAGGGCCACATCCACGGAATGCAGAGCAT is drawn from Desulfurellaceae bacterium and contains these coding sequences:
- a CDS encoding type II toxin-antitoxin system HicB family antitoxin, with the protein product MKNEFTAIIEQDGEWYIAYCPEIPGANGQGRTKDAARENLAEAIALILEDRREAGLRGVPPEAIRETVTVS
- a CDS encoding LLM class flavin-dependent oxidoreductase, whose amino-acid sequence is AGFAGFGHPEHHLQIEGMEATGSPGLLSMFIGQHSERLRVDVLGYVLNTHNPLRVAEDVAMMDHMLQGRLNVAFVRGYQARWVQNYATRPGVEAVGHWNKKQASDLLNRRVFEEGVAIIKKAWTQDTFCHRGEFWQFPPPGATNPHPMEAYTRYGAGVTKDMHIEQVGIAPRPYQKPYPPLYAGFTHNTESIRYWAREGGKPIIILLHEELCARLQNIYREEADKAGRTVPPGTELALGGQLVVTDSAAQTQRALADTRWFWDKWGIPFGLGVAEPLIGDADSVSRKIELAIKIGTDEMFFLIGDGLLPRDVVLRSFELFAEKVMPR